The following coding sequences are from one Candidatus Nanopelagicus hibericus window:
- the pyrR gene encoding bifunctional pyr operon transcriptional regulator/uracil phosphoribosyltransferase PyrR, which translates to MGILLSGADIDRAIKRISHEILEHNQGINNLVLMGIPTRGAYLADRIATFIGEIEGSVAVGVLDITLHRDDLRLRPPKPLLPTKLPPGGIEGKDLVLVDDVLFSGRTIRAALDAIGELGRPKSVQLAVLVDRGHRQLPIRADYVGKNIPTSITESVKVHLSEYDEEDLVELIK; encoded by the coding sequence ATGGGTATATTGCTATCTGGCGCAGATATCGATCGCGCAATCAAACGCATTTCACATGAAATTCTTGAACACAATCAGGGGATAAATAATTTAGTTTTAATGGGCATTCCCACTCGGGGGGCTTACCTCGCTGATCGCATTGCTACTTTTATCGGCGAGATTGAAGGTTCAGTGGCAGTGGGTGTTCTTGATATCACTCTCCATCGGGATGATCTTCGACTTAGACCTCCTAAGCCCCTACTTCCCACAAAACTCCCACCCGGAGGGATTGAGGGTAAAGATCTAGTTTTAGTCGACGATGTTTTATTCTCTGGTAGAACAATCCGCGCAGCATTAGATGCGATCGGTGAACTGGGTAGGCCAAAGAGTGTCCAACTCGCGGTGTTAGTGGACCGTGGACACAGGCAGCTACCGATTCGGGCAGATTATGTTGGTAAAAATATTCCAACCTCTATAACTGAGAGTGTGAAGGTGCACCTTTCAGAGTATGACGAAGAGGATCTTGTGGAGTTAATCAAATGA
- the mltG gene encoding endolytic transglycosylase MltG yields the protein MLKRVLALLLICSILTSSAVLLHNAFLLNDYLAATSKLKTEILIESGDTGTEIAQKLFNSGVIKQTKIFVKIAINQKKSNAISPGLHEIDLKISAQAALEQLLDPARKRGVFGFGEGLRKSEILALLEKSKLVSGKVSKLPKPNDLYGTNNLEGFLFPAQYSFAPGTTFDEAITQMIDRFYLAAKSSKIEEGYLNYSPYQLLIIASMVQAEGDVQDFAKISRVIYNRMKIGMPLQINATIDYATNTRGKIRLPYKRLEIGSKYNTYKYRGLPPTPIGNPGEDAMIATVNPEKGDWLYYVTVKPNDTRFTKDFNEFNKWANEFRANEDAGLFG from the coding sequence ATTTTAAAACGCGTTTTAGCCCTACTACTAATCTGTTCAATTCTAACAAGCTCTGCAGTTTTATTGCATAATGCATTTTTACTCAATGATTACCTTGCAGCAACCTCTAAGTTAAAAACAGAGATCCTAATAGAATCTGGTGATACGGGTACTGAAATTGCTCAAAAACTGTTCAATTCTGGAGTAATAAAACAAACTAAAATATTTGTCAAAATTGCAATTAATCAAAAGAAATCTAATGCGATCTCACCTGGTTTACATGAGATAGATTTGAAAATTTCAGCACAGGCAGCTTTAGAACAACTTCTGGATCCGGCACGAAAGCGTGGGGTCTTTGGGTTTGGTGAGGGTCTGAGAAAATCTGAGATTCTGGCTTTATTGGAAAAATCCAAATTAGTGAGTGGCAAAGTGTCGAAGTTGCCTAAACCAAATGATCTTTACGGTACAAATAATTTGGAGGGATTCCTTTTTCCAGCACAGTATTCATTTGCGCCAGGAACGACGTTTGATGAAGCGATTACACAGATGATTGATAGATTTTATTTAGCAGCCAAATCATCCAAGATTGAGGAAGGATATTTGAATTATTCGCCTTATCAACTGCTGATAATTGCATCTATGGTCCAGGCAGAAGGTGATGTGCAAGATTTCGCAAAGATATCTAGGGTTATTTATAACCGCATGAAAATCGGGATGCCGTTGCAAATCAATGCCACGATTGATTATGCAACCAACACTCGAGGCAAGATTCGACTGCCTTATAAGCGGTTGGAGATTGGCTCAAAATACAACACCTACAAATATCGAGGTTTACCGCCAACACCTATAGGTAATCCCGGTGAAGACGCAATGATTGCTACAGTTAATCCAGAAAAAGGTGATTGGTTGTATTACGTCACTGTGAAGCCAAATGACACTAGATTTACAAAGGATTTTAATGAGTTCAACAAATGGGCAAATGAGTTTCGCGCAAATGAGGATGCGGGCTTATTCGGATGA
- a CDS encoding transcriptional regulator, which produces MNKNNPADRLRIIRKSKGWSLQDVELHSNGKWKAVVIGSYERADRAISLKKAVSLMEFYQVPITELFPEASPQVADRSLSLNLHKLSKIENSTAQSLRKFTKSIGDRRKDWNGQLLTIRANDLQFLALLLGIDESGTLDYLAEAELLNA; this is translated from the coding sequence ATGAATAAAAATAACCCCGCAGATCGATTAAGAATAATCAGAAAATCAAAAGGGTGGAGCTTGCAAGATGTCGAGCTTCACTCAAATGGAAAATGGAAAGCGGTTGTGATCGGTTCATATGAAAGAGCTGATCGAGCAATCTCTCTAAAAAAAGCGGTATCACTGATGGAGTTCTATCAAGTGCCTATCACCGAACTATTCCCAGAGGCTTCGCCCCAGGTGGCTGACAGAAGTTTGAGTCTAAATTTGCATAAATTGAGTAAAATTGAGAACTCAACTGCCCAAAGCCTTCGCAAATTTACTAAATCCATCGGTGATCGCCGAAAAGATTGGAATGGTCAACTCCTGACCATTAGGGCAAATGATTTGCAGTTTCTGGCTTTATTACTCGGCATAGATGAATCTGGCACACTTGATTACTTAGCAGAGGCGGAGTTACTCAACGCCTAA
- the aroQ gene encoding type II 3-dehydroquinate dehydratase: MKILILNGPNLSRLDLREQKHYGDLDYPQLKKAIEEKAKSLGLDVEIKQSDSESELISWIHEAADKKQPLIINPAAFTHYSYAIRDAVTMLSAPVIEVHLSNPLSREEFRHTSVISGVVKGSIAGFGVESYHLALIAMQSLVN, encoded by the coding sequence ATGAAAATTCTCATTTTAAATGGCCCAAATCTTTCAAGGTTGGATTTGCGAGAGCAAAAACATTATGGCGATTTGGATTATCCGCAACTTAAAAAGGCTATTGAAGAAAAGGCAAAATCACTGGGATTGGATGTAGAAATCAAGCAAAGTGATAGTGAGAGTGAGTTGATATCTTGGATTCACGAGGCTGCTGATAAAAAACAACCATTAATAATTAATCCTGCGGCCTTTACCCATTATTCATATGCGATAAGAGATGCAGTAACCATGCTTTCTGCACCAGTCATTGAGGTTCATCTTTCAAACCCGTTATCTAGGGAAGAGTTCCGCCATACCTCAGTAATCAGTGGGGTAGTAAAAGGATCTATTGCAGGTTTTGGGGTAGAAAGCTATCACCTTGCGCTGATTGCAATGCAAAGTTTGGTTAACTAA
- the aroC gene encoding chorismate synthase, with protein MLRWLTAGESHGPALSAIIEGIPAHVLVSSKEIDADLSRRRLGFGRGARQNFEADKISITGGIRHGITQGGPIAIQIANSEWPKWEKIMSADPIPEADIKDLARNAPLTRPRPGHADLVGMQKFNFSDARPIFERASARETAARVALGAVARAFLKQSVGIEILSHVVSIGEISVPDGYKLPTMSDRVRIDEDPVRCADAKTSADIVKIIEAAHKDGDTLGGVVEVLAYNLPPGLGSYTQWDKRLDARLAGALMGIQAIKGVELGDGFQTAKRRGSVAHDEIEKNSRGEITRRTDRAGGTEGGISTGQVLRVKVAMKPISTVPKALDTIDVATGEAAKAINQRSDVCAVPASGIVAEAMTALVLADAVLEKFGGDSVQETKRNFENYIDTLEIK; from the coding sequence GTGCTTCGTTGGTTAACCGCAGGTGAATCACACGGACCTGCCCTCTCTGCAATCATTGAAGGCATCCCAGCTCATGTCTTGGTATCAAGCAAAGAGATTGATGCAGATCTTTCTAGGCGGCGATTAGGTTTTGGTCGAGGAGCGCGTCAAAATTTTGAAGCTGACAAAATTTCAATTACCGGTGGTATTCGCCATGGAATCACCCAAGGTGGCCCGATTGCCATACAAATAGCAAATTCAGAGTGGCCAAAATGGGAAAAGATTATGAGTGCTGATCCAATTCCTGAAGCTGACATAAAGGATTTAGCTAGAAATGCGCCACTAACAAGGCCAAGGCCAGGTCATGCTGATTTAGTTGGGATGCAAAAATTTAATTTTTCAGATGCACGGCCTATTTTCGAAAGAGCAAGTGCGCGAGAAACCGCAGCCAGGGTTGCTTTGGGCGCTGTTGCAAGAGCTTTCCTTAAGCAAAGCGTGGGTATTGAGATATTAAGCCATGTAGTTTCAATCGGAGAGATTTCAGTTCCTGATGGTTACAAACTACCAACCATGAGTGACAGGGTGAGAATTGATGAAGATCCAGTGCGTTGTGCTGATGCTAAAACGAGTGCAGATATTGTGAAAATTATTGAAGCAGCACATAAAGATGGCGATACCTTGGGTGGCGTTGTAGAGGTATTGGCTTACAACTTGCCACCGGGACTTGGTTCTTATACCCAATGGGATAAAAGATTAGATGCACGGTTGGCTGGTGCTCTGATGGGAATTCAGGCGATAAAAGGTGTAGAGCTAGGTGATGGTTTCCAAACTGCAAAACGAAGAGGTTCTGTGGCACATGATGAAATTGAAAAGAATTCAAGAGGTGAGATCACTCGTCGCACTGATCGCGCAGGCGGTACTGAGGGTGGCATAAGTACCGGGCAAGTATTACGAGTTAAAGTTGCAATGAAACCAATCTCTACAGTTCCAAAAGCATTGGACACCATCGATGTGGCAACTGGTGAAGCGGCAAAGGCAATAAATCAAAGATCAGATGTATGCGCCGTACCAGCTTCAGGAATTGTTGCCGAAGCCATGACCGCGTTGGTACTTGCTGATGCTGTGTTGGAGAAGTTTGGTGGCGACAGTGTTCAAGAAACTAAACGTAACTTCGAAAATTACATAGATACTCTTGAAATAAAGTAA
- the aroB gene encoding 3-dehydroquinate synthase, producing MRNIIVKAEQNYQVKVGIEFNLEIAEIIKNHNKVLLIAPASILKNFKVKEGRNLSIFATPEGENQKTLSTLDRVWTKCAALGIKRGDAIIGLGGGATTDLAGFAAATWLRGITWYAIPTSLAGMVDAAVGGKTGINAKSGKNLIGSFYSPTEVLIDPKFLRKLSSRDLSAGMAEIIKCGFISDYKILNLVQDEFLDYEELIYRSIRVKAYVVSKDFKESKLREILNYGHTLGHAIEKDSSYKLRHGEAVSIGMVFAAELSRDLAKLSDDAVLLHREILKNFNLPITYPKNRWSRLLQMLSTDKKVKQSKLRFIGISKIGKPVWFEDVSPTHLAKVYERINS from the coding sequence GTGAGGAACATAATTGTTAAGGCTGAGCAAAATTATCAAGTGAAGGTAGGAATTGAGTTCAACCTAGAAATCGCAGAAATCATCAAGAATCACAACAAGGTATTACTTATTGCACCCGCCTCGATATTAAAAAACTTTAAAGTTAAGGAAGGCAGAAATCTCAGCATTTTCGCCACACCTGAGGGTGAAAATCAAAAAACTCTCAGTACTTTAGATCGAGTGTGGACAAAATGTGCTGCGCTAGGAATCAAACGAGGTGATGCGATTATTGGATTAGGAGGAGGGGCGACAACTGACCTCGCTGGCTTTGCTGCCGCAACATGGCTGCGTGGCATAACTTGGTACGCCATTCCTACATCACTCGCCGGAATGGTCGATGCTGCGGTTGGTGGCAAGACTGGAATTAATGCCAAGTCAGGAAAGAATTTGATTGGATCATTTTATTCGCCAACCGAGGTGCTTATAGATCCAAAATTTTTGAGGAAATTGTCAAGCAGAGATTTATCCGCCGGTATGGCCGAAATAATCAAATGTGGGTTCATTTCAGACTACAAGATTCTAAATTTAGTCCAGGATGAGTTTCTCGATTATGAGGAGCTTATTTACAGATCAATACGGGTGAAAGCATATGTAGTCTCAAAAGATTTTAAAGAGAGCAAACTGCGAGAAATTCTGAATTATGGCCATACCTTAGGGCACGCGATTGAAAAGGATAGTTCCTATAAATTGCGCCATGGTGAAGCGGTAAGTATTGGAATGGTTTTCGCAGCTGAATTAAGCCGAGATTTGGCAAAACTTTCTGATGATGCGGTGTTACTGCATCGAGAAATATTGAAAAATTTCAACTTGCCGATCACATATCCTAAAAATAGATGGAGTCGACTGCTTCAAATGCTCTCAACGGATAAGAAAGTTAAGCAGAGCAAATTACGATTTATTGGCATTAGTAAGATTGGTAAACCAGTCTGGTTTGAAGATGTTTCACCAACACATCTAGCGAAGGTATATGAGAGAATTAACTCATGA
- the ruvX gene encoding Holliday junction resolvase RuvX, translating to MNKPIEIGRRIGFDFGEKRIGVATSDSESILVAPYKTIINDGELLLNLTNLLNEVNPVYVVVGDPKHLSGNESAKSIAALEFAKQIRQIFTGPIYFVDERLTTQNANSKMREMGKNEKQSKAMIDQIAAVSILESALLNEKSGTGVGRLF from the coding sequence ATGAATAAACCAATTGAAATTGGTCGCAGGATCGGCTTTGATTTTGGAGAGAAGCGGATTGGTGTCGCCACATCGGATTCTGAATCAATATTGGTGGCACCCTATAAAACAATTATTAATGATGGTGAACTGCTTTTGAATTTGACTAATCTATTAAATGAGGTTAACCCTGTTTATGTGGTCGTAGGTGACCCAAAGCATCTGTCAGGAAATGAAAGCGCTAAATCGATAGCTGCCCTGGAATTTGCCAAGCAGATCAGGCAAATATTTACTGGGCCAATTTATTTTGTAGATGAGAGATTGACCACCCAGAATGCGAATTCAAAAATGCGTGAGATGGGGAAGAATGAAAAGCAGAGTAAGGCAATGATTGATCAGATAGCAGCGGTAAGTATTTTGGAGAGTGCATTATTAAATGAAAAATCAGGCACAGGGGTGGGCAGATTATTTTAA
- a CDS encoding DUF948 domain-containing protein — translation MGPGGIATIIAASSLAVIAVAVAYTVVRASRLIDEITKTVAMINSPIRSISNAGKSLEEMVKKISKAGESFLDENPMAMKAAGALFTAAKLKKKGKKKSKAKE, via the coding sequence ATGGGTCCGGGTGGAATTGCAACGATAATCGCAGCATCCTCCCTTGCGGTCATTGCCGTTGCCGTCGCCTATACCGTGGTGAGGGCGTCTCGGTTAATTGATGAGATTACTAAAACAGTAGCCATGATTAATAGCCCGATTAGAAGTATCAGCAATGCCGGTAAGTCACTTGAAGAAATGGTTAAGAAGATTAGCAAAGCCGGAGAATCCTTCTTAGATGAAAACCCAATGGCCATGAAAGCAGCTGGCGCATTATTCACTGCTGCCAAGCTAAAGAAAAAGGGTAAGAAAAAAAGCAAAGCGAAGGAGTAG
- the alaS gene encoding alanine--tRNA ligase, translating into MDSADIRARWLKFFETNNSLKLPHTVVPSASLIADDPNLLLVNAGMVPFKPYFLGEAKPPYKRATSVQKCVRTLDIDEVGKTTRHASFFQMCGNFSFGDYFKEGAIALAWELLTKSVSSGGYGFSEDKLWVTVYQDDDEAANIWEKQIGVPKNRIQRRGMADNFWSMGVPGPCGPCSEIYFDRGSDYGKEGGPIVDEDRYLEIWNLVFMQNIRGEGGDKNSFPIIGELPAKNIDTGLGLERTAALLQGVENIYEIDTTKMILDKASELTKTKYGKDEKTDVSLRVIADHTRTAMMLIGDGVTPGNEGRGYVLRRMMRRTIRNMRLLGSQDLVIAELIKSSIKAMGPQYPELVTGGERILSVAQSEEDSFNQTLKSGTSIFDIAADQSKSTKSKSLSADTAFKLHDTYGFPFDLTLEMAREQGLEVDESGFKKLMNEQRDRAKADAKAKKSGHTDLTQYRAIVDKFGSTKFLGYENIKAESKITGVLVDGKAAAEVSAGSEIEVMLDRTPFYAEGGGQLADNGVIKLANGAVVKVEDVQTPVPGLFVHRGSVVSGVVKNGESASAEIDLQRRLAISRAHTATHMVHKAFREALGETATQAGSENAPGRFRFDFPSTSAVPTSVLNDVESRVNELLIADLQVDAQVMSQDAAKALGATALFGEKYGDQVRVVSVGDWAKELCGGTHVSRSGELGLIKLLSESSIGAGVRRVEALVGHDAYKFLAREHVLLNSLTEIIKGVRVEELPQRISDLIEKMRSMEKEISAINTAKAVTAAGDLLKKSKSTGNASVIIEQLGNGISGEDMRTIALDLKGKLKTGIVVLATINDAKPLLVAVVSAEAIKLGVKAGELIKLGSTILGGGGGGKDDFAQGGGSNADAITKAFAEIAKHIQGKLN; encoded by the coding sequence GTGGACTCCGCAGATATTCGTGCAAGATGGCTGAAATTTTTTGAAACAAATAATTCATTAAAATTACCTCATACGGTTGTGCCCTCAGCCTCATTGATTGCGGATGATCCAAATCTTTTGTTAGTAAATGCCGGTATGGTTCCTTTTAAACCTTATTTTTTGGGCGAAGCAAAACCACCCTACAAACGGGCAACCTCGGTTCAAAAATGCGTGAGAACCTTAGATATTGATGAGGTTGGTAAAACGACTAGACATGCATCGTTTTTTCAAATGTGTGGAAACTTCTCGTTTGGAGATTATTTCAAAGAAGGCGCGATCGCACTTGCATGGGAGTTATTAACTAAGTCTGTTAGCTCTGGTGGTTATGGATTTAGTGAAGACAAACTTTGGGTCACTGTTTATCAAGATGATGATGAGGCTGCAAATATTTGGGAGAAGCAGATTGGTGTCCCTAAAAACCGAATTCAACGCAGGGGAATGGCGGATAATTTCTGGTCTATGGGAGTCCCAGGACCATGCGGTCCATGTTCGGAGATTTATTTCGATCGAGGAAGTGATTACGGTAAAGAGGGTGGGCCAATCGTCGATGAAGACCGTTATTTAGAAATCTGGAATCTTGTGTTCATGCAAAATATTCGCGGTGAGGGTGGGGACAAGAACTCCTTCCCAATTATTGGTGAGTTACCTGCGAAGAATATTGATACTGGACTGGGTTTGGAAAGAACTGCTGCGTTACTGCAAGGTGTTGAAAATATCTATGAAATTGATACCACCAAGATGATTTTGGATAAGGCATCTGAATTGACCAAAACAAAATATGGGAAAGATGAAAAAACAGATGTCTCCTTGCGAGTGATTGCTGATCACACACGCACCGCAATGATGTTGATTGGTGATGGAGTTACGCCCGGTAATGAAGGGCGTGGCTATGTTTTAAGACGAATGATGCGTCGAACAATTCGAAATATGCGCTTACTTGGTTCACAGGATTTGGTCATTGCCGAATTGATTAAAAGTTCTATCAAGGCGATGGGACCGCAGTACCCCGAATTGGTTACAGGTGGCGAGCGAATATTGTCAGTAGCTCAATCTGAAGAGGATAGTTTTAATCAAACCTTAAAGAGTGGGACAAGTATTTTTGATATCGCCGCAGATCAATCAAAGAGTACGAAGAGTAAATCGCTGTCAGCCGATACTGCGTTCAAGCTCCATGATACTTACGGTTTTCCATTTGATTTAACTCTTGAAATGGCCAGAGAACAGGGACTGGAAGTTGATGAGAGTGGCTTCAAGAAATTAATGAATGAGCAAAGAGATCGCGCGAAGGCGGATGCAAAAGCGAAAAAGAGTGGCCATACAGACTTAACTCAATACCGGGCAATCGTCGATAAATTTGGTAGTACTAAGTTTTTAGGTTATGAAAACATTAAGGCAGAATCGAAGATAACTGGAGTGTTGGTTGATGGAAAAGCTGCTGCCGAAGTTAGCGCAGGTTCTGAAATAGAAGTGATGTTGGATCGGACTCCATTTTATGCTGAAGGCGGCGGGCAGTTAGCTGATAACGGTGTAATTAAATTGGCAAATGGAGCAGTTGTGAAAGTAGAAGATGTTCAAACCCCAGTACCAGGATTGTTTGTTCATAGGGGCTCCGTCGTAAGTGGGGTCGTAAAGAATGGTGAATCGGCTTCTGCTGAAATTGATTTACAAAGAAGATTAGCCATTTCAAGAGCTCACACGGCAACCCATATGGTGCATAAAGCATTTAGAGAAGCATTAGGTGAAACTGCTACTCAGGCTGGTTCAGAGAATGCACCCGGCCGATTTAGATTTGATTTCCCTTCAACCAGCGCGGTACCAACATCTGTGTTAAATGATGTTGAAAGTCGAGTGAATGAACTATTGATTGCAGATTTGCAAGTCGATGCACAAGTTATGTCTCAAGATGCAGCTAAGGCATTGGGTGCTACTGCATTGTTTGGTGAGAAATATGGCGACCAAGTCAGAGTTGTTAGTGTCGGTGATTGGGCAAAAGAATTATGTGGTGGCACACATGTGTCTAGATCTGGTGAATTGGGCTTAATTAAGCTTTTATCTGAATCTTCTATCGGTGCCGGAGTAAGAAGAGTTGAAGCTTTAGTTGGCCATGATGCCTATAAATTCTTAGCCCGTGAACATGTTTTACTGAATTCTCTTACCGAAATAATCAAAGGCGTGAGAGTTGAAGAATTACCTCAACGTATTTCTGATTTGATTGAAAAAATGAGATCGATGGAGAAGGAAATATCAGCGATAAATACCGCCAAAGCGGTAACAGCGGCTGGTGATTTACTCAAAAAGAGTAAATCAACGGGAAATGCCAGCGTGATAATCGAGCAACTTGGTAATGGTATTTCTGGCGAAGATATGCGAACTATTGCATTAGATCTCAAGGGGAAGTTAAAAACTGGAATTGTTGTACTTGCCACTATAAATGATGCGAAACCTTTGCTAGTTGCAGTGGTTTCAGCAGAGGCTATCAAATTAGGAGTAAAGGCTGGCGAATTGATAAAACTAGGTTCAACCATTCTTGGCGGTGGCGGTGGTGGGAAAGATGATTTTGCGCAAGGAGGAGGCAGTAACGCAGATGCAATCACAAAAGCATTTGCTGAGATTGCTAAACATATTCAGGGAAAGCTAAATTAA
- the nusB gene encoding transcription antitermination factor NusB, producing MSARSKARKRALDFLYEGDIKSTAASELFRVRGAAGLSQEPYVLVLLNGVAEHINKIDELIITYAQGWDMDRMPPIDRNILRIAIYEILWETGVDLQVACDEAVELAKSLSTDESSSYINGVLGRIIKLKDSIAI from the coding sequence ATGTCTGCCCGAAGTAAGGCTCGAAAGAGGGCTTTAGATTTTCTCTATGAAGGTGATATCAAAAGTACCGCAGCGTCAGAACTTTTCAGAGTAAGAGGGGCAGCTGGCCTCTCCCAGGAGCCGTATGTTCTGGTTTTACTAAATGGTGTAGCTGAACATATAAATAAAATAGATGAGTTGATCATTACCTATGCCCAAGGTTGGGATATGGATCGAATGCCACCGATTGATCGCAATATTCTTCGAATCGCTATCTATGAAATTCTTTGGGAGACTGGTGTTGATTTACAGGTTGCATGTGATGAGGCGGTGGAATTGGCTAAATCGCTATCTACCGATGAATCCTCAAGCTATATCAATGGTGTCCTAGGAAGGATTATTAAGCTTAAGGATTCGATCGCTATTTAG
- a CDS encoding shikimate kinase — translation MLNKVVLIGPPGAGKSSIGKALAKELGIGFIDSDNEIEKLANKKIAEIFVDDGEPAFRKMEIEVVSKLLVDFSGVIALGGGAPINLEIQDQLHGADFPIVFIDVSISQAANRIGFNKDRPLLLINPRQQWMSLMSERRPIYERLATQTVSSDSQKPAEVAKTISEKLKAKL, via the coding sequence ATGCTAAATAAAGTTGTCCTGATAGGTCCCCCTGGGGCTGGAAAATCAAGTATCGGCAAAGCATTAGCAAAAGAGCTGGGGATAGGTTTTATAGATAGCGATAATGAGATCGAGAAATTAGCAAATAAAAAAATAGCAGAGATTTTTGTGGACGATGGTGAACCAGCATTTCGCAAGATGGAAATTGAGGTGGTGAGCAAATTGCTGGTTGATTTTTCTGGCGTAATTGCACTTGGAGGAGGGGCACCCATTAATCTGGAGATTCAAGATCAATTGCATGGGGCGGATTTTCCAATTGTATTTATTGATGTATCGATATCCCAAGCTGCCAACCGAATCGGCTTTAACAAAGACCGTCCGTTATTGTTGATAAATCCTCGACAACAATGGATGAGTTTAATGAGTGAACGCAGACCAATCTATGAGAGGTTAGCAACTCAAACGGTTTCATCAGATAGCCAAAAGCCAGCGGAGGTCGCTAAAACCATATCTGAGAAATTGAAGGCAAAATTGTGA
- a CDS encoding shikimate dehydrogenase family protein — MIKLAVAGAPIGHSLSPLLHTTAYKLLGVEAVFSAQEIKEEKFGDFYFDCKNSGYRGLALTMPLKEISIGFVDRVDPVAKQISSVNTVIFESTGSIGLSTDLLAFKNLLKPYYGKKIAILGAGGTARAAIGSLKGTGTSVTALTRSANHHVQLHAAAVDLELDFLDWHRFEEIQDRDLIISTTPAGATDGLSTITSKADFFEVIYHPWPTELAKRYQNLGKHVIGGLSLLVEQALFQIHYFSQKQFDFDEMRKELLKVAHTAVKG; from the coding sequence ATGATTAAGTTAGCTGTTGCTGGTGCTCCAATTGGACATTCACTTTCACCGCTACTTCACACCACAGCGTATAAATTACTAGGAGTTGAAGCGGTTTTTTCTGCACAAGAGATTAAGGAGGAAAAATTTGGTGATTTCTATTTTGATTGCAAAAATTCGGGATATCGTGGCTTAGCGCTTACGATGCCCTTAAAAGAGATCTCAATCGGTTTCGTCGATCGGGTTGATCCGGTTGCTAAGCAAATTTCATCAGTGAATACAGTTATTTTTGAATCAACTGGAAGCATTGGGCTCTCAACTGATTTGTTAGCGTTTAAGAATTTACTTAAGCCATACTATGGGAAGAAGATTGCGATACTTGGCGCGGGAGGAACAGCCCGAGCAGCCATCGGTTCACTTAAAGGTACTGGCACCTCAGTCACAGCTCTCACCCGTTCGGCAAATCATCACGTGCAGTTACATGCAGCGGCGGTCGATCTTGAACTGGACTTCTTGGATTGGCATCGGTTTGAAGAGATTCAAGACAGAGATTTAATTATCTCAACGACACCAGCTGGTGCAACTGATGGGCTTTCAACGATTACTTCAAAGGCTGATTTTTTTGAGGTGATTTATCACCCATGGCCCACAGAATTGGCAAAGCGGTATCAAAACTTGGGTAAGCATGTAATTGGCGGGTTGTCACTATTAGTCGAGCAAGCATTATTTCAAATTCACTATTTTTCGCAGAAACAATTTGATTTTGATGAGATGCGCAAGGAGCTTCTAAAGGTTGCCCATACTGCAGTAAAGGGATAA
- the efp gene encoding elongation factor P, whose protein sequence is MATTNDLKNGMTLNLDGQLWNVIEFQHVKPGKGGAFVRTKMRSVMSGKVVEKTFNAGVKVEVASVEKRDMQYLYRDGEDFMFMDSTNYDQIRISKQTVGDAVDYLLENADAIVAMHEGNPLFIELPASVELTITYTEPGLQGDRSSGGTKPATVETGITIQVPLFIKQDEKVLVDTRTGAYLGRAN, encoded by the coding sequence ATGGCAACAACAAATGATTTAAAAAATGGCATGACCTTAAACCTGGATGGGCAGCTTTGGAATGTTATTGAATTCCAACATGTAAAACCGGGTAAAGGTGGTGCTTTTGTTCGCACCAAGATGAGATCTGTCATGTCTGGAAAAGTTGTTGAAAAAACTTTTAATGCTGGCGTTAAAGTTGAAGTGGCTTCAGTTGAAAAACGCGATATGCAGTATTTATATCGTGACGGTGAAGATTTTATGTTTATGGATTCAACAAATTATGACCAAATTAGAATCAGTAAACAAACGGTAGGTGATGCAGTTGATTACCTTTTGGAAAATGCGGATGCAATTGTGGCAATGCATGAAGGAAATCCATTGTTCATTGAACTGCCAGCCTCGGTGGAGTTAACAATTACCTATACCGAACCAGGGTTGCAGGGTGATCGCTCATCAGGGGGTACTAAACCAGCAACGGTTGAGACCGGAATAACCATTCAAGTCCCATTATTTATCAAGCAGGATGAAAAAGTTTTAGTAGACACTCGAACTGGCGCCTATCTAGGACGCGCCAACTAA